The following are encoded together in the Nocardioides okcheonensis genome:
- a CDS encoding helix-turn-helix transcriptional regulator, producing the protein MTSTERSWTFLSNHGHVLVLVAREPGVLLSELSHRVGITERAARSILRDLEAAGYLSRTRVGRRNRYEVHPNGPLRHPEESTAMVSDLLAIFPR; encoded by the coding sequence GTGACCTCGACTGAGCGTTCCTGGACCTTCTTGAGCAACCACGGTCATGTCCTGGTGCTGGTGGCGCGTGAGCCCGGCGTCTTGTTGAGCGAGCTGAGCCACCGCGTCGGCATCACCGAGCGTGCTGCGCGCAGCATCCTGCGTGACCTGGAAGCTGCGGGCTACCTCAGCCGCACCCGGGTGGGGCGACGCAATCGCTACGAGGTGCACCCGAATGGTCCCCTGCGCCACCCGGAGGAGTCGACGGCGATGGTGAGCGACCTCCTCGCCATCTTCCCGCGGTAG
- a CDS encoding TerC family protein: MDVSPLVWGLTIAGIVGLLLFDFYFHVRKAHVPALREAAYWSALYVGIAIVFGLGILVVGGTTPGGEYFAGYITEKALSVDNLFVFLIIMSSFRVPREDQQKVLLFGIVFALIARTGFIFLGAALINSFAWVFYAFGLILILAAGNMLKSHQDHDEGTADNFVVRTARKVIHTTEHYDGDKLFTMHNGRRAMTPMLLVMVAIGGTDILFALDSIPAIFGLTQDTYLVFTAVAFSLMGLRQLFFLIEGLLDRLIYLSYGLSAILAFIGVKLILHALHENNLPFVNDGEPIKVTEISTVVSLSVILGILLVTVLASLYSPAGKSRNAIANARRHASAYLDSEYTTDPAERERIYALLLSERDQIVALGPKYRQKARDEDDLMNLLRRAQDSHAAAVDRGEAEPVGPSTLLPPHP; the protein is encoded by the coding sequence GTGGACGTCTCGCCACTCGTGTGGGGGCTGACGATCGCCGGGATCGTGGGCCTACTGCTCTTCGACTTCTACTTCCACGTGCGCAAGGCTCACGTCCCGGCGCTGCGGGAAGCGGCGTACTGGTCGGCGCTCTATGTCGGCATCGCGATCGTGTTCGGACTCGGAATCCTCGTCGTCGGTGGGACCACGCCGGGTGGGGAGTACTTCGCTGGCTACATCACTGAGAAGGCGCTCTCGGTGGACAACCTGTTCGTGTTCCTCATCATCATGAGCAGCTTCCGAGTCCCCCGCGAGGACCAGCAGAAGGTGCTGCTGTTCGGCATCGTGTTCGCGCTGATCGCGCGGACGGGGTTCATCTTCCTGGGTGCCGCACTGATCAACTCCTTCGCGTGGGTCTTCTACGCCTTCGGGCTCATCCTGATCCTGGCCGCGGGAAACATGTTGAAGTCTCATCAGGACCACGACGAGGGCACGGCAGACAACTTCGTCGTCCGAACCGCACGCAAGGTCATCCACACGACCGAGCATTACGACGGCGACAAGCTCTTCACGATGCACAACGGCCGGCGCGCGATGACCCCGATGCTGCTAGTCATGGTCGCCATCGGAGGCACTGACATCCTCTTCGCGCTCGACTCGATCCCGGCCATCTTCGGCCTGACCCAGGACACCTACCTGGTCTTCACCGCGGTGGCGTTCTCGCTGATGGGGCTGCGTCAGCTGTTCTTCCTCATCGAGGGTCTTCTCGACCGGCTCATCTACTTGTCGTACGGGCTCTCCGCGATCCTTGCGTTCATCGGCGTCAAGCTCATCCTGCACGCCTTGCACGAGAACAACCTCCCCTTCGTCAACGACGGCGAGCCGATCAAGGTGACCGAGATCAGCACGGTCGTCTCCTTGAGCGTGATCCTCGGCATCCTGCTGGTCACGGTGCTCGCCTCGCTCTACAGCCCTGCCGGAAAGTCCCGCAACGCCATTGCCAACGCCCGCCGCCACGCCAGCGCCTACCTGGACTCCGAATACACCACCGACCCGGCGGAGCGTGAACGCATCTACGCACTCCTGCTGTCCGAGCGCGACCAGATCGTTGCCCTCGGACCGAAGTACCGGCAGAAGGCACGCGACGAGGACGACCTGATGAACTTGCTGCGGCGTGCCCAAGACAGCCACGCCGCCGCCGTCGACCGCGGCGAGGCCGAACCGGTGGGACCCTCGACGCTGCTGCCACCTCACCCCTGA
- a CDS encoding YqhA family protein produces the protein MAHETSAPADQPPGMTRPPALRRVLESTRYLAAIGSVIALVVCAATFAWAGGKAVQFFAAVTSRTGPGEDALVYLFESIDTILAGVVLLQVGLGLWELCVGDLALPESLATHTFDELEAKVAGTLVLVLVVRFLEELVQDPAPQQLLATGIAVTLVGGLLVLFMRWRR, from the coding sequence ATGGCCCACGAGACATCCGCACCCGCTGATCAGCCGCCAGGCATGACCAGACCGCCAGCCCTGCGGCGCGTCTTGGAATCGACCCGATACCTGGCCGCCATCGGATCCGTCATCGCCTTGGTGGTCTGCGCCGCCACATTCGCCTGGGCAGGTGGAAAGGCGGTGCAGTTCTTCGCAGCTGTGACCTCTCGCACCGGCCCGGGGGAGGACGCCTTGGTCTACCTCTTCGAGAGCATCGACACGATCCTCGCCGGTGTCGTGCTGCTCCAAGTGGGCCTGGGGTTGTGGGAGCTCTGTGTCGGCGACCTGGCCTTGCCGGAGAGTCTGGCAACGCACACGTTCGACGAACTAGAAGCCAAGGTCGCCGGAACGTTGGTGCTTGTGCTGGTGGTGCGCTTCTTGGAGGAACTCGTCCAGGACCCGGCGCCCCAACAGCTGCTCGCGACGGGCATCGCGGTCACCCTCGTCGGCGGGCTCCTGGTCCTCTTCATGCGCTGGCGCCGCTGA